A stretch of DNA from Cololabis saira isolate AMF1-May2022 chromosome 17, fColSai1.1, whole genome shotgun sequence:
cgtttagatcaggggtcaccaatcctggtccctCAACCAGGAttggatgtttccctgctttaacacacctgattctaattaaccatcgtcatcagcttgtcatccagggctgcacaattctgttaatgacacagtcacttgtatcatggtgcaatgaagcagggaaaccggccctcgaggaccaggattggtgacccctggtttagatgaaacatgctttatttgtttaagtagaacaccacagtaaaaaattatcttgcttgatctacttttaaaaaattaaggcaactttttcgcacaAGTTATGTAGGTCaaaaaagactagtctttgtataaactactcaatttttagtaagtacaaaattcatttgcaagtaaactcaacttaattttgaacttaacacaattaagttgactttacttgcacaatgtattatttacatacaaaatgaagtagtttgtacaaagactagtctttcttgatctacataaaaatctcaagcaaaaagttgacttattttttttaagtagatcaagcacaatatttgtatcagtgtagtaTAATTGAACTTTGCACGTAAGTGCGTCTTTTCTTGTGATAGGGATTGTTTTTAAGAATTGTACTGACATAAAACCTTGTACTTTGCATAGTGTAAAAGTTTATTGCTGCATACTTTCACCCTGTAATTAGGAAAGCGCTTGAACTCATGTTTCCCGCAGCAGTCGTGCCAACTCTCAAGATAAGAACCGCTGATCGGTAACCGGACCAGTGATCCAGGTTCAGAGGGATTTGCACATTCCACAGCTGTGTGTGTAGGagagtaaaggctgatttatggttacgcgttacaccaacgcagagcatacgccgtaggttacgccgtaccctacggcgtaggctctgcttcgatttaacgcagagccataattcaggcttgagagtGCAGCTCTCTGCAGACCGTGTCCTGCATTCCCATCAGTCACACTGGACTCCTGGCGTTGACTCCTCGAGCAGCCTTGTGTTTTAAGTTTTGAGGAGGAAAAGAAGTGTTACTAATACTAATCAGAGTATCCATGGAGCTGGAGGAAGGCGCCCACAACCCCGGGTACCGGGATGCGGACGGCTCCTCGCCGGGGCCCCCCGagccggccccggccccgggggAGACGCGGGGCCCCGCCGCCGCGGACGCGTACACGCAGCTGAAGCCGTACGCCGGGATGCCCAGggaggtgctgctgctgcactcgTCCCGGCTCTGCTACCGGGTCCCCCGGGAGCTGCTGTTCTGGCTGACGGTGATCTGCAGCCTGGCGCTGCTGGCCGTGACCGCGGCCGTGATAGCGCTGTCGCCGCGCTGCCTCAGCTGGTGGCAGAGCTCACCTGTGTACCAGGTGTACCCGCGCTCCTTCAGGGACTCGGACGGGGACGGGGTCGGGGACCTCAAAGGTGGGATGGCTTACACTGCACATGatcaaaacatgttcaaatacactggaaaaaaaaaaaatacataggcGCATGTATtcaaatctgtgatattaacaattaaaaataaagtttgttgccttacatgaataaatcccaggcaatcttttcatttacacacaaacaacaagcaatgatcttgtttgtatttacttttcctttaacaattttaatctattgggcagattgatcaacgtttagatgaaacatgctttatttgtttaagtagaacaccacagtaaaacatatcttgcttgatTTACTTTCAAAAAATTAAggcgactttttcgcatgagatttttatttagatcaagaaagactagtctttgtataaactactcaatttttagtatgtacaaaattcatttgcaagtaaagtcaacttaaatttttttccttttttcttttttttcctttttttcttttctttttaaagtcaacttaattttgataaagtacacttaacacaattaagttgactgtactttcaaatgtattatttacatacaaaaaattaagtagtttatacaaagactagtctttcttgatctacataataatctcatgcaaaaagttaacttattttttttaagtagatcaagcgcaatatttgtatcagtataCACTTCACATGgtcaaaacatgttcaaatacctattctttttttcttttagtttgcaTTTACAATTCTATAGGACCTAGTTACTTGGCTAACAGATTAACTTACCTACACATCCACACAGGTTTACTCGGTTGCGCAAACAGTTACATCTCCTGACAGTAAAATATTAACATATGCTGCATTTAAAGTACTTAAAGGCCTCTCAGCTCAAATCTGTTTTGTTATGCCATAAAAAGCTCTTCCTCCACTTTTTCTTACGTTCCATACATtttgaatttcctttttttgttttcaatttgCAGGATGTTTTTACTCAGATTATTGGACTGTTATTATATAACCTACACAATTGCCAGATGGGGTTTTTGATTTTCAAGATCAACGTGCTGATAAAAGTTTAAGGTCTCATTGTTGTTTCATAGCCATATAATGCATATTATGTACATTGTTTACAGATGATTAATAAAACATCTGTAAACCGTATAAGATTAGTCACAACTTTGTGACTATATTAAGATTAATATTTTACTGAGCTGATAACTAAATATTGGTTTTCAGTCATTGTGTCTTCAGAATAtgcaaaactaaaataaaatgagcTCAGGGGAATTGatgtgtgtgatgtgtttgTATCATTTCAAAGAAACTGCTCTGAAAGTTGGTAACATTGCTGGGTCCGTGTATCTCTGCAACCAGTATTTACTCTGGAGTCTGTGACCTGGCAGGAATTATGCAGCAGCTGGATCACTTCCTCTACCTCAACGTCAAGTCTGTGTGGATCGGGCCTTTCTACCGCTCTCCCATGAAGGACTTCGGCTATGATGTGGAGGATTTCCGGGACATAGACCCAGTCTTTGGGACCATGCAGGACTTTGAAGATCTCTTGGCTGAAATGCACAAGAAGGGTGTGTCCTTGTTTGTGGGTACATGTAGTTTGGCCCGGTGGCAGGATGTTCACGTGCTTGTCTTCGTTCCCACCAGGTTTGAAGCTGATCATGGACTTCATTCCCAATCATTCCAGTGACCGTCACCTCTGGTTCAACATGAGTCGGATCAGAAATCCTAACTACGACAAGTACTACGTCTGGGCTGACTGCAATGCGACTACGAAGCCTAATAACTGGGTTCGTAGTTGCAATGATGCACTGCATGACGCAGTCTGTGTGTCAAGCAGTGCAGATGGAATTAAAAATGATATGTAAAAGCTGTTTCTTATTGGCGTCGTGATTAGACATGGTTGTCTCCATTCGTCTCATGAAGGTGAGTGTGTTTGGAAACTCATCGTGGAGCTACGATGAAGCCAGGGGGCAATGCTACCTGCACCAGTTCCTCAAAGAGCAACCAGACCTGAATCTACGGAACCCACATGTCATCCAAGAGATCATTGTAAGATTACTGAAGCTCACTCTGTACCTCAACTACTGACTCATTTCtaaagttgttttttccagggacGGAAAGACAATGATTGTCTCGTCTTCCTCACACTGGGTACACCGTGTTCTTTTAATGTTTTCTCTGTAGGATCTTATTAATTTCTGGCTGTCGAAGGGGGTGGATGGGTTCCGGATGGATGCAGTGAAGTACATGCTGGAAGCAACACACCTGAGGGATGAACCTCAGGTGGATCCCAACAAACCACCAGTGAGTGATACTTCTAACGTCACTTGACACCAAAGTCTGATCTCCGGAGAGCAGCCTCAACCTTTTTATGTACATACAACTTGATTTATAGTGGGAAGTTGTCAGCCCTAGCTTGTCATGTTAAAATTAATTGCTCAAAGTTTGCTTTAATCTCTAACGCTGAGTTAGAGATTGTTAACTAAAGTACTAAAGCATTCAGATTTCTTAACTAAAGAACTCAGATGTATACAGTTAAAATGCATGAAAGCATCTCCATCAATTTCAAACAGGTGACATTTTACACCATACAGTTATCACAACTTCTTTATCTGTGGCTTTAATGTGAGGCTCATCTCTGGCCCTTCTGGAGAAAATACTGTTATTGCAATTCAAAGGGTTCGAGACACAAGCTGCTTTAAAATGAGTCAGAAAGACTTTTTGTTCCACAGGGGCTGAGGTTACTTCTCACAGAGGAAAGATTAGTAGAAAAGAGGCATATTTTAGAGGATTAGCAAGTCATTACTGACCACTGCAGGGAAATGCTATAATACTGAGGCTGAACCTACACTTAGACTTCAACTTAAGAGGTACTCTCTGTGATTTTGCACTGCATTTATATTTAGAGACAACATGCTTTTAGGTAATCTTGAAGGTATGTCTAAACAAAACACATCAACATTTACAACCAGAAAGATGTATTAATCCACATTGTATTTTACATtcctaaatcttttttttaattgagtgTATATCTGTATTATCATGACTGCTTTAGAGATTGTGTGTTGGTTATGAGGCCAAGGTTTGACCACCTTTGTGCTGTTTAGATAATGGTTGGTTGGCAACTATCAGCTTAGCGgttccagtttaaaaacaagaaaaggttACATGTTGATGATTGTCTGTGAATAGCACGATCAGAGTTCAATCAAGCTggttttatttaaaggtttagtctATGAACTGGttattatggttctgcgttcaaCTCAGTCACATTGCactgtacaaataaacagttCACCCTTAAAATCTATACGAAAGAAAGAATATATTAGGTCTTTCTATTGGCTTTACAAATATGGACATTGGTATTAAAGTGCATGGACACACAGAAGGACAGTCACATGTCTCAAACCAATGACCCGTGGGAAGACCAACAGAACTTAGCTGAACCACAGCCGATCCAACAGAAATAAGAAATCTAAACAACTTTTGCTTGTTACTTTTCCATCTTAAATGTATTTCCAATTTTTATGAAAACTAAAAGTTACATCAGTAAAGTTAGATAAACGCTTTCATTTGAATGCTCCAGCACTGGTATGTCTTGATGAATTACCTCAACGTTTGTCATCGCTTTGCTTATCGTCTCTCTATTTCTGGCTTCTGCTGGTTCCCATAAACCGAGCTTGTAAACGGATGGAGTGATACATGTGTCTAAGAAAGGAACAGAGTTTCAAAACAAGCTCCTAGTACGTTGAGAAAAATAACAGTTTCTAATGATGGCCTGGACTCCACCACTCTGTAGCTAAACAAAGGACAAAACCTTACAATAGTTAAGCTACTAATTTGTTTAAACGGGCCAGAAAATGTCATTCTTGCAAAAATATTTCATTCCAGGAGGAAATAGCTACAGAGTGGGACCTCTTCCATGACTATACCACGACTCAGGTGGGCTTGCACGACATTCTGAGGGAGTTTAGAGCCGAGATGGACATTTACAGCCGCGAGCCCGGACAATACAGGTACTGCAGATGTTCGACACCTGTTGAATgtgttcttttctctttttaaaagaaTATTCATTCATAATCCAATATGTTCTTTGTGATGAAAATGTGAAGCATCATTGACAGAAAGGGTCTTAGACTTTAATTTCACTTGAGAATGATACATTTTAGTTGTTCTCATACAATATGCTGTGCATAAAGCAGGTAAACTCATGCCAACTGCCTTGGGACTTTCCCTCATATATTACAGTCACAAAAGGCTTCAGTCAGGATATACcagaaatacaaataataataattaaaaaaaaaaatcaaattcttTGGACTGATGACGGACTAATTTCCCAAGAACTTGAAAACGGAGATTCGGCAGCAAGTCCACACCAGGGCTGCTCGACGATGGCATACAATCACAACCAGTTGTTCTGCTAAAGGCTGAAATCCCAATATTAAAATCTGCACCCACTGGCTTTTGAAACATGTTGCATTTGAATTGTATTTAATACTTGTCCCAGTTTATTTTGTTCAGTTATCTGCACACAACCTCCTGCTTCTTCTGCTCTGCAGGTTTATGGTAACCGAATCATATGATTCTGAGGAAGTGGACAAGACCATGTTGTACTACGGTACTCCCCAGGTTAAAGAAGGTGACTTTCCCTTTAACTTTTACCTTCTGGACTTGCCTCGTAACATGAGCGGCTACTGGACTAAACATCTGGTTGAACTCTGGATGTCCAACATGCCCAGAGGAGAGTGGCCCAACTGGGTGGTGAGTCACTTCGGGAATATTTACACCATTAACTTCTCACACTCTTAACACCTACACGGTCTGTCctccaaaaacatgtataacAATTACGCTTCTGTTCCTTCAACATTTTAAACCCCAAAATCAAGTCAGGTTCTCTCAGGATCAGAAGCAGCGAGAGGCACATGTTCCTGGACTTGTGAGACTGATACATGTCCGATTAGCATCTTTCATAACTATGGATTAGACTACACGTCTTTTACCCTTTCCTCCATGTATTCACAAAAGCAGGGAGTTTGTGTATCTGTACTAAGATAAGCACAAAGTGCCCAGACCCAATATTAAAGGTCGAACTCTGACAAAAGTGCACAAAAACAGTGGCACTGAGTCGTCACGTTGGCTTATGTTGGATCCTTTCTTGTTTCACAACTGAAAGTTCTATTTAAGtgcaaagaataatataaaagtaCTGTGTCTATCCAGACTACAGCACCACACAGGAGATAAAAGCTGCATCTTTGTCTGTAGGTGCCCAGAGGAAATTGAGAAGCTACACCACTAGCTTTCCCAGATCACACCAGGATTACTTGCTACATCTTCTACACTGCTAAGATTGTTGCAGCATCATTTACTCCTTTCTGATTGTTTCCAACTTAAACCTTTTCTTTCCCAATAACAGCTCATCCATTTCAGCTTCCAGCCTTCACTGCTAACATGTCTCATACTACATTATTCTCACCGCTGCTATCTTCAGGTTGGGAACCATGATAGACCTAGAATTTCTTCAAGCGCTGGTCCCATGTTTACTCGTGTCATCAACATGCTGCTGCTGACCCTCCCTGGCACACCGACAACCTATTACGGTGAAGAGATCGGCATGGAGAATGTTAACGTAACAGAGAGTCAGATGCAGGACCCTGCTGGCAAATACAATTCGGTCAGTACAGTGTATAACAGAACAATGTTATCTCCATGAAAATAAGATTTCTTGtcagttacactgcaaaaactcaaaatcttaccaggaatatttgtcttatttctagttaaaatgtttcatttttagtcaaaaaaatctcattacacttaaaacaagagtcatttccagaaaaattacttatttgacaattttcacctgtttcaagtacattttcacttgaaataagatttatctcctcattacaagcaaaaaaaatcttgttccactggcagatttttctacttattttaagtgagaatctacttgaaacaggtgaaaattgttgttttttccagtgacgagtcttgttttaagtgtaatgagattttttttttactaaaaatgagacattttaactagaaataagacaaatattccaggtaagattttgagtgtttgcagtgtaGATGTAGTTTGACGGATCTAATTTCATGCATGTGTACTTTTTATAACTTAACAACATAGTCTGAATGTTTAGGTAAATGAGTCTTGCTCTTTTGCTGCAGAGTAACAGTCGGGACCCAGTGCGGTCCCCAATGCAGTGGAATAGTGGCATTAATGCAGGTTTCAACAATAAAACCAACATCACCTGGTTACCTGTTCACCCTGATTATGAAACCGTCAATGTGGAGGTACAAATATCGTAAAATTTAACATTGGAAAGAAGATTTAAATAGAGACGGCTCAGTTTGTGTTGATCATGACTGCTAATCGTGTTTCTTTCTCAAATCCACCCTCTATAGGTCCAGATGAACGATGAAGGTTCTGTAATGTCCCAGTACCGGGCCCTGAACATCCTGCGCCAGTCGGAGCTCCCCTTTCAGCGTGGGTGGTTCTGCTACGTCCACACTGATGCCAGTGTTTTCTCTTTCCTCAGAGAGCTTGATGGGTACAGAACCGCGTACCTCATGGTGCTAAACTTTGCTAAAGAATCTGCAATCACAGATCTGTCCTCCGTTCACGAGTTACCCGACCAGTTGTGGGTGCAGATAAGCACAAACCCAGCCAATGATGGAAAGGTCTTTCAGAAGTCTCGCATAGAGACGGGTGCCGGCGAGGGTTTGGTGATTCAGTACACGACCCATAGTCGCTTTCATCCCAACCATCCTTCAGAGTGCTACGTCTCTGAGAAGGCCTGCTATTTGGAGACCATTGATATACTATATACATGCTAACAAAACTGCAGTGAGTCATTACAAATTCAAAAACAAAAGCCTGTAGAGTCTCTTCTATAAAGACTTCAGTCACACAATAAAGCAGACAATAACAGAGGAACTTGCTACTTGTGTCATTTTTACTTTCACAGGTATGGTTTTAGATTTCAGCATCACTGTGTCATCTTAGAAATTTGAGCTACAATGGTAGCATTGTTACCGCCTCCCTGCAGCCTTGTTGTTATCTCCTCCGCTTGCGTGGGGCTCGTGGAGGGTCAAGGCCCAGCTCGGTGTATAGAAATGCAAGTCTGAGGGCTTCCTGTGCCAGagataaaatacaaagtgtcTTCTAAATGTAAGGTGTACAGTAAATTCAAAATGCAACACATCACATTTACATTTATCCAAGTCAggtcaaagtttatttatatagcacatttaaaacaacaaaagttgGCCAAAGTGCTGTGCAATATCCATAAAGACACAAAGCTAAGAAGGATCAAACCTAATGCAATAAAAGACTCATAATAAttcaaataagaaataaaaataaaataaaaacacatacacTCAGTCAGAACTAAAAGCTAAAGAATAAAAGTGTATTCGAGATGGTTTTAAAAAGATCGAGGCTGTTAGCAGCTCTGATGTCGCTCTATCGCCTCTGTTTTTCAGTCTGGATCTGGGAACCTCCAGCAGTAGAACTCACTGCTGTAGCTGGAGTGTGAGGTTTCAGAAGTTCACATAGATACGGTGTCGTGTGTCTCTGAAGCACTTAAAAACAAACGATAAAATCTAAAAAGGACCCTAAAACATACAGGAAGTCGGTGCACACAGGCCAGCACAGGAGTGATGTGATCGggcctttagtttttttcttgcagAAGGCGAGCTGCTGCATTCTGAACAGCCTGTAGACGGCGTACCACTGTGTAACACTATGTAACACTAATGGACTACATTTGTCAGGTGATGGAGTAGCTCTGCCTGATGTTTACTGTAGAAAACATTTGGGCTTGATGATATTAAGTCGACATGAACATGATGCAAAGTGAAAAGAACAATTTCCATTCACCTGATTTCTGCTGTTTGAAAACCACATTGCATatcaatgtgtgtgtgagatcctGGTAAAACTCTTTAAAAACAATCTGAGCAGCATCACTGTGTCTTCTCAGTGGAATTATGTGCATATTTGCTAGATCTAAAAAGAaatacctaaaaaaaaaacctggtaAACAAATACTGATCTGCTTTTTATGAACCTGTTTATCTCAGGAGAATTTCTTACCTCTTCAAGCATCTGTTCAAAGTCTTCTGGTCCAAGATGATTTTCTCCAGGTTGGATGTTCAGAACTATGTTTGGTGCAGGTTTATGGTCTAAAAGAAAGAGGGAGACAAAATGAAGACATTTATCTCTTCTTATTGTGTTCCTCCTCTCTTTGTCCACTTGACCAAAATCATCTCTCCTCttattctttcattctttcttccatctgaTATTGCCCCTCCCCATTTCAACCCACTCTATATTATCCCCCTCCCTTGTCTCTGTGGTATGGACTGTTTCACAAGTGCGGTCTTGACCTTGACAGCTCCCAGTCTGTGGAGTCCTAATCTCTTGCTCTGATACACTATCTCTTCACCATGCTAATGGGCCTGCCCCCACCCGCCTGGATGTGTCTATGCCATCAGCACTTTATCAAAGACTCTGGAGAACAGAGAGACAGATCAGGGAGACAtttacacatatacacagacatTGAAGCTGCCCAGCGTGTGTGCATGAACAACTGAAGTGTGAGGCGGTGAAGGAGAGAGATAATGTGCGCATTTGAAACGGGAAGAGAGGCGGCAGAAACGAGAGAGAGGGTGTAAATAAGCCGGACCATCAATGTGGTGTAGGAAGATTATAAGTGAGAGGGAGAAAAAGCCTGTCGGGGGAAATGAGAGCAATtagctgacaaaaaaaaagcacaccGTCTTCACCATAAGGTGACCTATGCTATACTTTGAAAGCACACACTGCTGCCTCTCCTGACATGCACATTGACACTACTATTGGGAGATGACCCTGAGCTATTAAAACCTCTGGTGATGTGGAAAATCATATCTAAAAGCAAGTATAAAACCCATGTTCACAATCCCATCTGGATTGCacccaaacacaaacaaatacagCCATAAGGCCGGACCTTCTCCGCAGTTGCTACTGTATTTACTTGCGTACTTAACAGCAAGACATGCTCAGTTCTCACTGCTGGAAACATTGGGGAGTGGTGTCACTTGAGTGTTTGCTACTGTCTTCACAAATGCACCCTGGTTTTTGATGTTTGCATCCTCACATGCTCTGGGTTCCCCGGATCACTCATAAAATTTTCAATGCTGCAGTTGACATGTAACAAAACCACTTTACAATACactggtaaaaaaataaataaaaaaaactacagtAGAAACTGAGTTCTGCAAATGTGCTTGATTAACTGGTCATCAACACATGTGAGCAGATCTATAATACCAGTAGTTCTGGCAGCAGGTGCTTTCAGGTTTATGTTCACATAATGCCAAGgaggaaaaacatcagcaatAATTTTAGGTGagcaaaaaaagtgaaaaaaaatgatgaacaaaaaaagggacatcatCATTCCAgagtgagaaagattattcagtGGATAAAATTCAAGACAGCTGCCAATATTTCCAGATCCGGATGTGCCAGTAAGTTCGTTCCAAGGTCAGAACAGACAATCCTCtgagaaatggcataaataaaataatatcagatatatataaataaaagagcTGCATCTCAGATACCACAGTTCGAGGTATAGAATTGTACAACCATAAACACACTGCACATTTGTGGCTTGTTTGGAAAGATTTCCAGGAGAGTCTCTTCTCTCTAAAAACAGTAAGGCTCTTTGCACAGCTTATA
This window harbors:
- the slc3a1 gene encoding amino acid transporter heavy chain SLC3A1 — encoded protein: MELEEGAHNPGYRDADGSSPGPPEPAPAPGETRGPAAADAYTQLKPYAGMPREVLLLHSSRLCYRVPRELLFWLTVICSLALLAVTAAVIALSPRCLSWWQSSPVYQVYPRSFRDSDGDGVGDLKGIMQQLDHFLYLNVKSVWIGPFYRSPMKDFGYDVEDFRDIDPVFGTMQDFEDLLAEMHKKGLKLIMDFIPNHSSDRHLWFNMSRIRNPNYDKYYVWADCNATTKPNNWVSVFGNSSWSYDEARGQCYLHQFLKEQPDLNLRNPHVIQEIIDLINFWLSKGVDGFRMDAVKYMLEATHLRDEPQVDPNKPPEEIATEWDLFHDYTTTQVGLHDILREFRAEMDIYSREPGQYRFMVTESYDSEEVDKTMLYYGTPQVKEGDFPFNFYLLDLPRNMSGYWTKHLVELWMSNMPRGEWPNWVVGNHDRPRISSSAGPMFTRVINMLLLTLPGTPTTYYGEEIGMENVNVTESQMQDPAGKYNSSNSRDPVRSPMQWNSGINAGFNNKTNITWLPVHPDYETVNVEVQMNDEGSVMSQYRALNILRQSELPFQRGWFCYVHTDASVFSFLRELDGYRTAYLMVLNFAKESAITDLSSVHELPDQLWVQISTNPANDGKVFQKSRIETGAGEGLVIQYTTHSRFHPNHPSECYVSEKACYLETIDILYTC